Proteins from a single region of Fundidesulfovibrio putealis DSM 16056:
- a CDS encoding universal stress protein: protein MKILAALDLSATAQTVLEKAVATAKQQGAELTLLCVAEDFMDIGDYMDSASVTGKLLTAAKKAMEEAKASAKAMGVDAKVEVEQGVSPADIIVRYATDKAIDLIVMGSRGKSAIDRFLVGSVTSKVVAHAPCSILVIR, encoded by the coding sequence ATGAAGATACTGGCGGCATTGGACCTCTCGGCAACGGCCCAGACCGTACTCGAGAAAGCGGTGGCAACGGCCAAGCAGCAAGGAGCGGAACTGACCTTGCTTTGCGTGGCTGAAGATTTCATGGACATCGGCGACTACATGGATTCCGCGAGCGTGACCGGAAAGCTGCTGACCGCCGCGAAGAAGGCCATGGAAGAAGCCAAGGCCTCGGCAAAAGCCATGGGTGTGGACGCAAAAGTTGAAGTTGAGCAGGGCGTCTCCCCGGCCGACATCATCGTCCGCTACGCCACGGACAAGGCCATCGACCTGATCGTAATGGGCAGCCGTGGCAAGAGCGCCATCGACCGGTTCCTGGTGGGAAGCGTCACGTCCAAAGTCGTCGCGCATGCCCCGTGTTCCATCCTGGTTATCCGCTAA
- a CDS encoding sigma 54-interacting transcriptional regulator — MGALSQWSIRKKLLLTVIPLIVLVLAVTGYATKVVSSRYLSMALERTTKVLTMGQADALSDLFDQARQDILLLASSDRTDDTAKRFMEVQSGIRPGVYKELAFMSVDGESLQLCVDNGREVHCVRKDQAGRVSNSPLLAPSRLSEARPGVVTLQGLTETVYPPGILPGAEAGIGFNVFRLTTPVADQQGKITGFWVLSVDGKAAREILSLYNSPRSPLAAFPRTAVKRYSFFFDSQGWMLFQSGNLEERELPLSTDMARSGFAGDHGMPGFAGAFRPAASNEAYWNMVVNIQGAQTGVETVSIDLDLGVFGHDNYSLGYAPVLFKTYPDKPLEVVGGVAFMDKSRLLLAADYRIFDVLLVIFLSATTLTIGVIVLLSRIITSPILDLAAAVRAMPQDGMLMPINLPEKDRETTLLKESINHLVESIQYQKEELRLKDAHIEDQFRRQPLDIGDKLPPPKEVDAMEGVIGASPAMRDLKWLIRKAASVDPDVLIIGETGTGKEVASQAIHRLSRRAEGPFISINCGALDENLLLDALFGHVRGAFSEAKGDRKGAFLAAQGGTILLDEIGNASPKVQQALLRALAARTIIPLGSDIETPFDARVIAATNVDLLECVNKGTFREDLYYRLRVLTLHTPPLRERLEDIPLLVDAFLKETAAVMNKPAMTLSRGAWERIATHSWPGNVRELKHCLMRAVAMADSDVIHVEDLRFDAQNQGAIRSPSPSFRLPETARKDSSEKLPAQDSAVELSERQRIGIAYLREHGSMSRSQYQTIVGRNVPPRTAQYDLRDLVERGLLQVKGKGPATRYVLVSEGVQNW; from the coding sequence ATGGGCGCCCTCTCACAGTGGAGCATCCGGAAAAAGCTCCTTTTGACCGTAATCCCGTTGATCGTCCTGGTGCTGGCCGTCACGGGATACGCCACCAAGGTGGTGTCCAGCCGGTATCTGAGCATGGCCCTGGAACGGACCACCAAGGTACTGACCATGGGGCAGGCGGATGCGTTGAGCGATCTGTTCGACCAGGCGCGGCAGGATATTCTCCTGCTGGCGAGTTCCGATCGGACAGATGATACTGCCAAAAGATTCATGGAAGTTCAGTCCGGCATAAGGCCGGGCGTTTACAAGGAGCTGGCATTCATGTCGGTTGACGGCGAATCTCTCCAGCTTTGCGTGGACAACGGACGCGAAGTGCATTGCGTCCGCAAGGATCAGGCCGGGCGGGTGAGCAACTCTCCCCTGCTTGCGCCATCGCGCCTGAGCGAGGCGCGTCCTGGCGTGGTCACCTTGCAGGGACTCACGGAGACCGTGTACCCGCCGGGCATTCTCCCCGGTGCTGAAGCCGGGATCGGATTCAATGTGTTCCGGCTGACGACGCCCGTTGCAGACCAGCAGGGAAAAATCACGGGATTCTGGGTGCTCTCGGTGGATGGCAAGGCAGCCAGGGAGATCCTGTCGTTATACAACTCTCCCAGGTCGCCGCTGGCGGCGTTCCCCCGCACAGCGGTAAAGCGCTACAGTTTCTTCTTCGACAGCCAGGGGTGGATGCTTTTCCAGTCGGGCAACCTGGAGGAGCGCGAACTGCCTCTTTCGACGGACATGGCACGGTCGGGCTTTGCCGGCGATCATGGCATGCCGGGCTTTGCCGGGGCGTTTCGCCCCGCTGCGAGCAACGAAGCGTATTGGAACATGGTAGTGAACATCCAGGGCGCGCAGACCGGAGTCGAGACCGTCAGCATCGACCTGGACCTGGGCGTCTTCGGGCACGACAACTATTCGCTGGGTTATGCCCCGGTGCTCTTCAAGACGTATCCCGACAAACCCCTCGAGGTAGTGGGCGGTGTGGCCTTCATGGACAAATCCCGTCTTCTGCTTGCGGCAGATTACCGGATATTCGATGTTCTTTTGGTGATATTCCTGTCGGCAACCACGCTTACCATCGGTGTTATTGTGCTCTTGTCCCGCATCATCACCAGCCCGATCCTTGATCTTGCGGCCGCAGTGAGGGCCATGCCCCAGGATGGCATGCTGATGCCTATCAATCTTCCGGAAAAGGATCGCGAGACGACCCTTCTGAAGGAATCCATAAACCATCTTGTGGAGTCCATACAATATCAGAAGGAGGAGTTGCGTCTGAAGGACGCGCACATTGAAGATCAATTCCGGCGACAGCCTTTGGATATCGGCGACAAGCTGCCGCCTCCCAAAGAAGTCGACGCCATGGAGGGGGTCATCGGTGCCAGCCCGGCCATGCGGGACCTGAAGTGGCTCATCCGCAAGGCTGCCTCGGTGGACCCGGACGTGCTCATCATCGGCGAGACAGGCACGGGCAAGGAAGTTGCGTCCCAGGCCATCCACAGGCTGTCTCGGCGCGCTGAAGGCCCGTTCATCTCCATAAACTGCGGTGCTTTGGACGAGAATCTGCTTCTGGACGCCCTGTTCGGCCACGTCCGGGGGGCATTTTCCGAAGCCAAGGGAGACAGGAAGGGGGCCTTTCTGGCGGCACAGGGTGGTACCATCCTGCTCGACGAGATCGGCAACGCCTCGCCCAAGGTTCAGCAGGCCCTGCTGCGCGCCCTGGCAGCACGGACGATCATCCCGCTCGGCAGCGACATCGAGACGCCCTTCGACGCCCGCGTCATCGCCGCCACAAACGTGGATCTGCTGGAATGCGTCAACAAGGGCACCTTCCGGGAAGACCTCTATTATCGCCTGAGGGTCCTTACCCTGCACACCCCGCCATTGCGGGAGCGCCTGGAGGACATCCCCCTGCTGGTGGACGCCTTCCTCAAGGAAACGGCGGCGGTGATGAACAAACCGGCCATGACCCTCTCGCGCGGAGCCTGGGAGCGCATCGCAACGCACAGCTGGCCCGGAAACGTCCGCGAGCTCAAGCATTGTCTCATGCGCGCGGTGGCCATGGCCGACTCCGACGTTATTCATGTGGAGGACCTGCGCTTCGATGCCCAGAACCAGGGTGCGATACGAAGCCCATCCCCGAGCTTCCGGCTCCCTGAAACCGCGCGCAAGGATTCATCCGAGAAGCTCCCGGCACAGGACTCGGCAGTGGAACTCAGCGAGCGCCAGAGGATCGGGATAGCGTACCTGCGGGAGCACGGAAGCATGTCCCGCTCACAGTACCAGACCATTGTCGGGCGCAACGTACCCCCTCGCACTGCGCAGTATGATTTGCGCGATCTGGTGGAACGGGGATTGCTTCAGGTTAAGGGCAAAGGCCCGGCGACACGCTATGTGCTTGTCTCCGAGGGTGTTCAGAACTGGTGA
- a CDS encoding PEP/pyruvate-binding domain-containing protein, whose amino-acid sequence MPGLQSPIINNLKKMFRPLFRNSKTSPEKGQAFFRFKYVNFQELLESNAELLRIITAIEEKLQGREVFGMAFLHSMASQAVFHSLRMVRGFENLSGKEQAILRRRIEAIRADMKEALSVISHADGVWFKTLEDISSVDSELFGGKCANLGEVRNKAGLPVPEGFGISTALFHAFLSESDLSSEIAKRTMALDLADPVSIQEASEEIQRLMLLAPFPAGFEEQLLAHHASLAARLGKDPDAIRVAMRSSAVGEDGELSFAGQYLSVLNVTREKLAESYRYVAASLFTPRAMAYRLLKGVPEEAAVMGVACLAMVPSRSSGVMYTHHPFDPADDSILINAVWGLGPYAVDGMVTPDRYIVRKSGLEILSQEIAQKSVLLSSKAAGGVEQEQVSPDQARQACLSPDRIRQLAGWGALLEKHYGKAQDVEWAVDDRDELILLQSRPLAGLESNLTQSQPSQPAIPGHTVLLEGGDTACPGVGSGEVFQVRNDDDLAAFPAGGILVAVHSSPKFMVAMTKAKAIITDHGSVTGHMASLTREFGVPTILGLTQATSRLQTGLTVTVDAANRRVYHGTVETLLSDVSTPPTPMLGTPVHHLLSSLSALIAPLNLLDPKSSDFAPSNCKTLHDITRYLHERSYTEMFTLGDQACGEGGMAVRLDVGVGLDLHVIDLGGGLACENVKNGIAARTDVVSRPFVALLAGLADEAFVAKGPRPVHLRGFLSVVGRQMVDGPNLGAERFGERSYAIISDKYLNFSSRVGYHYGVLDAYCGKTVNKNYITFAFKGGAAGEDRRERRARAIALILERLGFNVTVTADRVEGRFQKYTPELIEDRLVQLGKLLQFTRQTDMLMTSEQAVVAMADSFMRGETIFGVTGVE is encoded by the coding sequence ATGCCCGGCTTGCAGAGCCCTATTATCAATAATTTAAAAAAAATGTTCCGGCCCCTGTTCAGGAACTCAAAAACCTCGCCGGAGAAGGGGCAGGCTTTCTTTCGATTCAAGTACGTCAACTTCCAGGAATTGCTGGAATCGAACGCCGAGCTCCTCCGCATCATCACGGCCATTGAGGAAAAACTTCAGGGGCGTGAAGTTTTCGGCATGGCCTTCCTGCACTCCATGGCCAGCCAGGCCGTGTTCCACAGCCTGCGCATGGTGCGCGGGTTCGAGAACCTTTCAGGGAAGGAGCAGGCGATACTGCGCCGCCGTATCGAGGCCATCCGCGCCGACATGAAAGAGGCACTCTCGGTTATTTCCCATGCAGACGGCGTTTGGTTCAAGACGCTCGAGGACATCTCTTCCGTCGATTCAGAGCTGTTCGGCGGCAAGTGCGCCAACCTCGGCGAGGTGCGCAACAAGGCCGGGTTGCCCGTCCCCGAAGGGTTTGGCATCAGCACGGCGCTCTTCCACGCGTTCCTGAGCGAGTCCGACCTGTCATCGGAGATCGCAAAGCGGACCATGGCGCTCGATCTCGCAGACCCAGTGTCCATCCAGGAAGCCAGCGAGGAGATCCAGCGCCTCATGTTGCTGGCTCCATTTCCGGCAGGCTTCGAGGAACAACTGCTTGCGCATCACGCATCCCTTGCCGCGCGACTTGGCAAGGACCCCGACGCCATCCGCGTGGCCATGCGTTCCAGCGCAGTTGGCGAAGACGGCGAGCTGTCCTTCGCCGGGCAGTACCTGTCCGTTCTTAACGTCACGCGCGAAAAGCTCGCCGAGAGCTACCGCTATGTGGCGGCCAGCCTGTTCACTCCGCGCGCCATGGCCTACCGGCTGCTCAAGGGCGTTCCCGAGGAGGCGGCGGTCATGGGCGTGGCCTGTCTGGCCATGGTGCCATCGCGTTCCAGCGGCGTCATGTACACGCACCATCCCTTTGACCCGGCCGACGATTCCATTCTCATAAACGCGGTATGGGGCCTTGGGCCGTATGCCGTGGACGGCATGGTCACCCCTGACCGCTATATTGTCCGTAAATCCGGCCTGGAGATACTCTCCCAGGAGATCGCGCAAAAGTCCGTGCTGCTCTCTTCCAAGGCCGCCGGAGGAGTGGAGCAGGAGCAAGTCTCCCCGGATCAGGCGCGCCAGGCCTGCCTGAGTCCAGATCGCATCCGGCAGCTTGCTGGCTGGGGGGCTTTGCTGGAGAAGCATTACGGCAAAGCTCAGGACGTCGAGTGGGCCGTGGACGACCGTGACGAACTTATTCTTCTTCAGTCGCGCCCTCTTGCGGGGCTCGAATCAAACCTCACCCAAAGCCAGCCGTCCCAACCCGCCATTCCCGGACACACGGTGTTGCTTGAAGGCGGCGACACAGCCTGCCCCGGGGTCGGCTCCGGCGAGGTCTTCCAGGTGCGAAACGACGACGATCTGGCCGCTTTTCCTGCGGGGGGGATTCTGGTCGCCGTGCACTCATCCCCGAAATTCATGGTGGCCATGACCAAGGCCAAGGCCATCATCACTGATCACGGCAGCGTCACCGGCCACATGGCGTCGCTGACCCGCGAGTTCGGCGTGCCCACCATCCTTGGACTCACCCAGGCCACCAGCAGGCTGCAGACGGGCCTCACCGTCACTGTGGACGCAGCCAACCGAAGGGTCTACCACGGCACAGTCGAAACCCTCCTCTCCGACGTCAGCACCCCTCCGACGCCCATGTTGGGAACGCCTGTGCACCATCTGCTCAGTTCCCTGTCTGCGCTCATCGCGCCGCTCAATCTGCTGGACCCCAAATCGTCCGACTTCGCCCCCAGCAACTGCAAGACCCTGCACGACATCACACGCTATCTTCACGAGCGTTCCTACACCGAAATGTTCACTCTGGGGGATCAGGCCTGCGGCGAGGGCGGCATGGCCGTGCGCCTTGACGTAGGCGTCGGCCTCGATCTGCACGTCATCGACCTGGGCGGGGGTCTGGCCTGCGAGAACGTCAAAAATGGCATAGCCGCCCGTACGGACGTGGTCTCTCGCCCCTTCGTCGCGCTGCTGGCCGGATTGGCCGATGAGGCGTTCGTGGCCAAAGGCCCGCGCCCCGTTCATCTGCGCGGTTTCCTCTCCGTGGTGGGACGCCAGATGGTGGACGGACCAAACCTCGGGGCCGAGCGGTTCGGCGAACGCAGCTACGCCATCATCTCCGACAAGTACCTGAACTTCAGCTCCCGCGTGGGCTATCACTACGGCGTGCTGGACGCCTACTGCGGCAAGACCGTCAACAAGAACTACATCACCTTCGCCTTCAAGGGCGGCGCTGCCGGGGAAGATCGCCGCGAACGCCGCGCCCGTGCCATCGCGCTCATACTTGAACGCCTGGGGTTCAACGTTACCGTTACCGCCGACCGCGTGGAGGGACGCTTCCAGAAGTACACCCCCGAACTGATCGAAGACCGGCTCGTGCAGTTGGGCAAGCTTCTGCAGTTCACGCGTCAGACCGACATGCTCATGACCAGTGAGCAGGCCGTGGTTGCCATGGCCGACAGTTTCATGCGCGGCGAGACGATCTTTGGTGTGACCGGGGTAGAGTAG
- a CDS encoding alpha/beta hydrolase: MKTPSIPLDDMGIEPVTLAAIKARAALNQPPISERPLQEAREALEEAQAQLKDKPSALVDDVNIPVGPSGTVGVRLIRPSGVLGKRPVVVYMHGGGWVLGSPDTHDRLGRDLAVASGAAVAMVRYSRSPEARHPEALEQAYAVCEWLAEHSGAVGLDASRLAVAGDSAGANIAAAVALLSKRRGGPAIRQQVLIYPVVDASCSLPSYFEFENGPNLTRSAMQWYWDQYAPDAGQKNADTATLLNASLDDLAGLPPALIITAEFDVLRDEGEAFARKLIQAGVAVTATRMLGTIHGFMANNALAQTPACRACVTLAGSILREALK; the protein is encoded by the coding sequence ATGAAAACTCCTTCCATCCCCCTGGACGACATGGGAATCGAACCCGTCACCCTGGCGGCCATCAAGGCCAGGGCGGCGCTGAACCAGCCCCCTATTTCCGAACGACCGCTTCAAGAAGCCCGCGAGGCGCTCGAAGAGGCTCAGGCGCAACTCAAGGACAAACCCTCCGCCCTCGTGGACGACGTCAATATCCCCGTCGGCCCCTCCGGCACGGTGGGCGTGCGACTCATCCGCCCGTCTGGCGTGCTCGGCAAGCGCCCCGTGGTCGTCTACATGCACGGCGGCGGATGGGTTCTGGGCAGCCCCGACACTCACGACCGCCTGGGCCGCGACCTCGCCGTCGCTTCCGGCGCTGCCGTGGCCATGGTGCGTTACTCCCGCTCACCCGAAGCCCGCCATCCCGAAGCTCTCGAACAGGCCTACGCCGTGTGCGAATGGCTGGCCGAGCACAGCGGCGCGGTCGGGCTGGACGCCTCCCGCCTCGCCGTCGCCGGAGACAGCGCCGGAGCAAACATCGCCGCCGCCGTGGCCCTCCTGTCCAAGCGCAGGGGCGGCCCCGCCATCCGCCAGCAGGTGCTCATCTATCCGGTCGTTGACGCGTCCTGCTCGCTGCCGTCCTACTTCGAATTCGAGAACGGCCCCAACCTCACCCGCAGCGCCATGCAGTGGTACTGGGACCAGTACGCCCCCGACGCCGGGCAAAAGAACGCCGATACCGCCACCCTGCTGAACGCCTCCCTCGACGATCTGGCCGGCCTTCCCCCGGCGCTCATCATCACCGCCGAGTTCGACGTGCTGCGCGATGAAGGCGAAGCATTCGCGCGCAAGCTGATACAGGCCGGAGTCGCCGTCACCGCCACGCGCATGCTGGGAACCATCCACGGCTTCATGGCCAACAACGCCCTGGCGCAGACCCCCGCTTGCCGCGCCTGCGTCACCCTGGCAGGTTCGATACTGCGAGAGGCGTTGAAGTAA
- the pal gene encoding peptidoglycan-associated lipoprotein Pal — protein sequence MKSRLLLAVMALLCLSLMSFGCASKKVAGPDKDNWEEQERERLARERELREKLGRVAGELGTMIHFDFDRYDLKPEARQVLTRKAEIMKQYPEIKLVVEGHCDQRGTAEYNLALGERRARAAADYLVNLGVPTAKLSIVSYGKERPLDPGNNEAAWAKNRRDEFKPSY from the coding sequence ATGAAGAGCAGACTGTTGTTGGCTGTTATGGCGCTTCTGTGCCTGTCCCTGATGAGCTTTGGCTGCGCCAGCAAGAAGGTGGCCGGTCCCGACAAGGACAACTGGGAAGAGCAGGAGCGCGAGCGCCTGGCTCGTGAGCGCGAACTGCGCGAGAAGCTCGGCCGCGTCGCCGGTGAGCTTGGAACCATGATCCACTTCGACTTCGACCGCTATGACCTCAAGCCCGAAGCCCGTCAGGTCCTGACCCGCAAGGCCGAGATCATGAAGCAGTACCCGGAGATCAAGCTTGTCGTCGAAGGTCACTGCGACCAGCGCGGCACCGCCGAGTACAACCTGGCCCTTGGCGAACGTCGCGCCCGCGCCGCCGCCGACTACCTGGTCAACCTGGGCGTCCCCACCGCCAAGCTCTCCATCGTGAGCTATGGCAAGGAACGCCCCCTGGATCCGGGCAACAACGAAGCCGCCTGGGCCAAGAACCGCCGCGACGAGTTCAAGCCCAGCTACTAA
- a CDS encoding PD40 domain-containing protein, protein MTSLRSLLVCAFAVLALAATVVDSRAQDTLAIEIQGPGQARMNIVQSKPFADGNMPADAQYLNELIRKNLAFMPFLKVMSDTDILGGATLPGPKAEQIDFKPFSLAKVDLLVTAVWKPGKGLGDVELRAFEVFSQKLLLGKVYGSVTRDQLPEVADRFCMELMALLTGQGTIFKAKLAFVKPSGKGKDIWMVGAMGRDLSQVTRYGDLGMAISPAWSWDGGRICFTLIGSTSHYLGVWSGGKANVFTLPSSTVISPHYMPNGTIAVALNIRGNTDIYSLDSSFKNTAGTLVADSSIDVSPSFDQSGNLMAFVSDRLGNPNIFVKDLSGGSVRRASKSGYNTNPSMSPDGKYIAYSKQAGGGHRIFVYELATDTEKQVSFGPGSDENPSFAPDSYFIAFSTSRSGGRKIYLTTRNGDGAVQIPTGEGDALMPSFSPVAAKD, encoded by the coding sequence ATGACGTCACTTCGCAGCTTGCTCGTATGCGCTTTCGCCGTGCTCGCCCTGGCGGCCACGGTTGTCGATTCCCGTGCGCAGGACACCCTTGCCATCGAGATCCAGGGGCCCGGACAGGCGCGCATGAATATCGTCCAGTCCAAGCCCTTCGCCGACGGCAACATGCCCGCCGACGCCCAATACCTGAACGAACTCATCCGCAAAAACCTGGCCTTCATGCCCTTCCTCAAGGTCATGAGCGACACGGATATCCTCGGCGGGGCCACCCTGCCCGGCCCCAAGGCCGAGCAGATCGACTTCAAGCCCTTCTCCCTGGCCAAGGTGGACCTGCTGGTCACCGCCGTGTGGAAGCCCGGCAAAGGCCTTGGGGATGTTGAACTGCGCGCCTTCGAGGTGTTCTCCCAGAAACTTCTGCTGGGCAAGGTCTACGGCAGCGTCACCCGCGACCAGCTCCCCGAGGTGGCCGACCGCTTCTGCATGGAGCTCATGGCGCTCCTGACCGGCCAGGGGACCATCTTCAAGGCCAAGCTGGCTTTCGTGAAGCCCTCCGGCAAGGGCAAGGACATCTGGATGGTCGGAGCCATGGGGCGCGACCTGTCCCAGGTGACCCGCTACGGCGACCTGGGCATGGCCATCTCCCCGGCCTGGTCCTGGGACGGCGGGCGCATCTGTTTCACGCTCATCGGGTCCACCTCGCACTATCTGGGCGTTTGGAGCGGCGGCAAGGCCAACGTGTTCACCCTGCCCTCCTCCACGGTCATCAGCCCGCACTACATGCCAAACGGCACCATCGCCGTCGCGCTCAACATTCGCGGCAACACCGACATCTATTCTTTGGACAGCTCGTTCAAGAACACCGCCGGAACTCTCGTGGCCGACTCCTCCATCGACGTGTCGCCCAGCTTCGACCAGTCCGGCAACCTGATGGCCTTCGTGTCCGACCGCCTGGGCAACCCCAACATCTTCGTCAAGGACCTCTCGGGCGGCTCCGTGCGCCGGGCCTCCAAGTCCGGCTACAACACCAACCCGTCCATGAGCCCGGACGGCAAGTACATCGCCTACTCCAAGCAGGCAGGCGGCGGGCACAGGATCTTCGTCTACGAACTGGCCACCGACACGGAAAAGCAGGTCAGCTTCGGCCCCGGCTCCGACGAGAACCCCAGCTTCGCGCCCGACAGCTACTTCATCGCCTTCTCCACCAGCCGCTCCGGCGGCCGGAAGATATACCTGACCACCCGCAACGGGGATGGTGCGGTCCAGATTCCCACTGGCGAAGGCGATGCGCTGATGCCGTCCTTCAGCCCCGTCGCGGCAAAGGACTAA
- the tolA gene encoding cell envelope integrity protein TolA: MRYLSWLFSLFLHLTVVLGGILLSNMEMHKIRLDVPVYEVELVDLRLPGPGAKPEAAPGWQGPGQPGQQPTPEPPGPKADLPPSPQQDAKPLSDQAADAAKKAAEDAAKKAAAEKAAAEEAHKKAVAEDAAKKAAVEKAAAEKAAAEKAAAEKAAAEAARIAAEKALKEKAEKEAKEKAEKEKAAKDAADKAAKDKAEKEAKEKAEKDAKDKAAKDAADKAAKEAADKAAKEKAAKDAADKAAKERQDVLSQALKDAKSKAGQGSTSGPSAVDQELAKLRQQAGQGGGGGGGGGSPESKATYGAIINQLIKRNWRFPQFSNLKLICVVELQIGRDGRIQSARITQPSGRADFDNSAMRAVQETGDLPQPPSGVERLELTFNSQEKR; this comes from the coding sequence ATGCGCTATCTCAGCTGGCTCTTTTCGCTCTTTCTGCACCTGACCGTGGTGCTGGGGGGCATCCTTCTCTCCAACATGGAGATGCACAAGATCAGGCTGGACGTGCCGGTGTACGAGGTCGAACTCGTGGATCTGCGCCTGCCCGGCCCCGGCGCGAAACCCGAAGCAGCCCCCGGCTGGCAGGGTCCCGGACAACCGGGGCAACAACCCACCCCCGAACCTCCCGGCCCCAAGGCCGACCTGCCTCCCAGCCCCCAGCAGGACGCAAAGCCCCTGTCCGACCAGGCTGCCGACGCGGCGAAAAAGGCTGCGGAAGACGCCGCCAAAAAAGCCGCAGCCGAGAAGGCTGCAGCCGAGGAAGCCCACAAGAAGGCCGTGGCCGAGGACGCCGCCAAGAAGGCTGCCGTCGAGAAGGCCGCTGCCGAGAAAGCTGCGGCTGAAAAAGCTGCAGCCGAAAAGGCAGCTGCCGAGGCCGCGCGCATCGCTGCCGAGAAGGCCCTCAAGGAAAAGGCTGAAAAAGAAGCCAAAGAGAAGGCCGAAAAAGAGAAAGCCGCCAAGGACGCCGCCGACAAGGCCGCAAAGGACAAGGCGGAGAAAGAAGCCAAGGAAAAGGCCGAGAAGGACGCCAAGGACAAGGCTGCCAAGGATGCTGCCGACAAGGCGGCGAAGGAAGCCGCCGACAAGGCCGCAAAGGAAAAAGCCGCCAAGGACGCTGCAGACAAGGCCGCCAAGGAGCGCCAGGACGTGCTCAGCCAGGCCCTCAAGGATGCGAAATCCAAGGCTGGCCAGGGCAGCACCTCCGGCCCCAGCGCCGTGGACCAGGAACTGGCCAAGCTGCGCCAGCAGGCCGGCCAGGGCGGCGGTGGCGGAGGAGGCGGCGGAAGCCCTGAATCCAAGGCCACTTACGGCGCAATCATAAATCAGCTCATCAAGCGCAACTGGCGTTTCCCCCAGTTTTCCAACCTGAAGCTTATTTGTGTTGTGGAATTGCAAATAGGACGCGATGGGCGTATCCAATCGGCACGAATCACTCAGCCGTCGGGACGTGCCGACTTCGACAACTCGGCGATGCGGGCAGTTCAGGAGACCGGAGACCTGCCGCAACCGCCATCTGGTGTCGAACGCCTTGAACTGACCTTCAACTCACAGGAAAAACGTTAG
- the tolR gene encoding protein TolR — MGMSTGGGGDGFLADINVTPFVDVMLVLLIIFMVTAPMMTQGLEVDLPQTKTVTSLPQDSENLVLSIRKDGSLHLADYQVTMEELPAHVKRLVTDQKKMLFLRADREVPYGIVVQAMGQIKGAGVDKLGVVAEPEPVKDDKSQGRAKK; from the coding sequence ATGGGCATGTCCACCGGCGGAGGCGGAGACGGCTTCCTGGCCGACATCAACGTCACGCCTTTCGTGGACGTGATGCTGGTGCTGCTCATCATCTTCATGGTCACCGCCCCCATGATGACCCAGGGCCTGGAAGTGGACCTCCCCCAGACCAAGACCGTCACCAGCCTGCCCCAGGACTCCGAGAACCTGGTGCTCTCCATCCGCAAGGACGGCTCCCTGCACCTGGCCGATTACCAGGTGACCATGGAAGAACTGCCCGCACACGTGAAGAGGCTGGTGACCGACCAGAAGAAGATGCTCTTCCTGCGCGCCGACCGCGAAGTGCCCTACGGCATCGTGGTGCAGGCCATGGGGCAGATCAAGGGCGCGGGCGTCGATAAGCTGGGCGTGGTGGCCGAGCCGGAACCCGTCAAGGACGACAAGTCCCAGGGCCGCGCAAAGAAATGA
- a CDS encoding MotA/TolQ/ExbB proton channel family protein has product MDTLTPHGGILDMLATATLTVKFVLAILVVMSLASWSIIFLKLFTLSTARKEAARDSKLFQESENLKLAMRAVSQHKGSPCYAVGLQAFEELMRMEEADLDPAEKSRVAMDNIRRTLRQAVASELGMLTKSLSFLATCANATPFIGLFGTVWGIMNSFHSIGLQQSAALAAVAPGISEALVATAIGLGVAIPATLAYNFFLGYIRHIERELIGFSGAFLNRIQREVSWSHKPQPRPEAQKPAPRVREDY; this is encoded by the coding sequence ATTGATACTTTGACGCCACACGGCGGCATCCTGGATATGCTCGCCACCGCCACGCTCACGGTTAAATTCGTCCTGGCCATCCTGGTGGTCATGTCGCTGGCCAGCTGGAGCATCATCTTCCTCAAGCTCTTCACGCTCTCCACCGCCCGCAAGGAGGCCGCACGGGACTCCAAGCTCTTCCAGGAGTCGGAGAACCTGAAGCTGGCCATGCGCGCGGTGAGCCAGCACAAGGGCTCACCCTGCTACGCCGTGGGCCTCCAGGCCTTCGAGGAGCTCATGCGCATGGAAGAGGCCGACCTGGACCCCGCCGAGAAATCCCGCGTGGCCATGGACAACATCCGCCGCACCCTGCGCCAGGCAGTGGCCTCGGAGCTCGGGATGCTCACCAAGTCGTTGTCGTTTCTTGCCACCTGCGCCAACGCCACGCCCTTCATCGGCCTGTTCGGCACGGTCTGGGGCATCATGAACTCGTTCCACTCCATCGGCCTCCAGCAGTCCGCCGCGCTGGCCGCCGTGGCCCCCGGCATCTCCGAGGCGCTGGTGGCCACCGCCATCGGCCTGGGCGTGGCCATCCCCGCCACCCTGGCCTACAACTTCTTCCTGGGCTACATCCGCCACATCGAGCGTGAGCTCATCGGCTTCTCGGGCGCGTTCCTGAACCGCATCCAGCGCGAAGTGAGCTGGTCGCACAAGCCGCAGCCCCGCCCCGAGGCGCAAAAGCCCGCTCCCCGCGTGCGGGAGGACTACTAA